The following are encoded together in the Mammaliicoccus vitulinus genome:
- the rho gene encoding transcription termination factor Rho: protein MAERVRTSPQYESFHELYKNYTTKELTTKAKELRITNYSKLNKKELVLAIMEAQMEKDGNYYMEGILDDIQPDGYGFLRTVNYSKGEKDIYISASQIRRFEIKKGDKVTGKVRKPKENEKYYGLLQVDFVNDQNAEEVKKRPHFQALTPLYPQERIRLETTDEKHSTRIMDLITPIGLGQRGMIVAPPKAGKTSLLKEIANAIAINQPKAKLFVLLIGERPEEVTDIERSVEQAEVVNSTFDEPPEHHVKVAELLLERAKRLVEIGEDVIILMDSLTRLARAYNLVVPPSGRTLSGGLDPASLHRPKHFFGAARNIEAGGSLTILATALVETGSRMDDMIYEEFKGTGNMELHLDRKLSEKRVFPAIDIRRSSTRKEELLLEKKELEMIWQLRNLFTDQNDFSERFIRKLKRTKSNAEFFEVLRKAMVESAKTGKPII from the coding sequence ATGGCTGAAAGAGTTAGAACAAGTCCTCAGTATGAATCGTTTCACGAATTATACAAGAACTATACAACTAAAGAATTAACAACTAAGGCAAAAGAGCTTAGAATAACAAACTATAGTAAATTAAATAAAAAAGAACTAGTCTTAGCAATTATGGAAGCTCAAATGGAGAAAGACGGTAATTACTATATGGAGGGTATCTTAGATGATATTCAGCCAGATGGGTATGGTTTTCTTCGTACTGTAAATTATTCTAAAGGCGAAAAAGATATTTATATATCTGCTAGTCAAATTAGAAGGTTTGAGATTAAAAAAGGTGACAAAGTAACGGGTAAAGTTAGAAAACCTAAAGAAAACGAAAAATATTACGGATTACTGCAAGTTGATTTTGTAAACGATCAAAATGCAGAAGAAGTAAAGAAAAGACCACACTTTCAAGCATTAACTCCTCTCTACCCACAAGAACGTATCCGATTAGAAACGACAGATGAGAAGCATTCAACAAGAATAATGGATTTAATTACACCTATAGGTCTTGGTCAACGTGGAATGATTGTTGCGCCTCCGAAAGCTGGTAAAACATCATTGCTTAAAGAAATTGCAAATGCTATTGCGATTAATCAACCTAAAGCGAAATTATTTGTATTATTAATAGGAGAACGTCCAGAAGAAGTAACAGATATTGAACGTTCTGTTGAACAAGCTGAAGTTGTTAACTCTACTTTTGATGAGCCACCTGAACACCACGTAAAGGTTGCAGAATTGTTATTAGAAAGAGCGAAACGTTTAGTTGAAATTGGTGAGGATGTTATTATTTTGATGGACTCACTTACAAGGCTTGCTAGAGCTTATAATCTAGTAGTGCCACCTAGTGGTAGAACATTATCAGGTGGTTTGGACCCAGCATCACTTCATAGACCTAAACATTTCTTTGGCGCGGCGAGAAACATTGAAGCTGGTGGTAGCTTAACGATTTTAGCGACAGCTTTAGTTGAGACAGGATCACGTATGGATGACATGATTTATGAAGAGTTCAAAGGTACAGGTAATATGGAACTTCATTTAGATCGTAAATTATCTGAAAAGAGAGTGTTCCCAGCAATTGATATTAGAAGAAGTTCTACTCGTAAAGAAGAATTGTTACTAGAGAAGAAAGAACTTGAAATGATTTGGCAGTTACGTAATTTATTTACTGATCAAAATGATTTTTCTGAAAGGTTTATTAGAAAGTTAAAACGCACTAAGTCTAACGCCGAATTTTTCGAAGTTTTGAGAAAAGCAATGGTTGAAAGTGCTAAAACAGGTAAACCGATTATATAA
- a CDS encoding type B 50S ribosomal protein L31: MKQGIHPEYNKVIFLDTTTDFKFLSGSTRSSNETMEWEDGNEYPVIRLDISSDSHPFYTGRQKFASADGRVERFNKKFGLKSEN, translated from the coding sequence ATGAAACAAGGAATTCATCCAGAGTATAATAAAGTTATCTTTTTAGATACAACTACAGACTTCAAATTCTTAAGTGGTTCAACACGTAGTTCTAACGAAACTATGGAATGGGAAGATGGTAACGAATACCCAGTTATCCGTTTAGATATCTCTTCAGATTCACATCCATTCTATACAGGACGTCAAAAGTTCGCATCTGCGGATGGTCGTGTAGAACGCTTCAACAAAAAATTTGGTTTAAAATCAGAAAACTAA
- a CDS encoding thymidine kinase produces the protein MYENYHSGWIECICGSMFSGKSEELIRRLRRGLYAKQNVKVFKPSIDNRYSEEAVVSHNGNQLDAISIEHSSEILHQDLQGIDIIGIDEVQFFDNEVVEVAQKLAEEGYRVVVAGLDMDFKGVPFEPMPEMMAVAEIVTKLQAVCAVCGSPSSRTQRLINGEPAHIEDPIILVGADESYEPRCRDHHIIRTETRSDINV, from the coding sequence ATGTACGAAAATTACCATTCCGGATGGATAGAATGTATTTGCGGAAGTATGTTTAGTGGTAAGTCAGAAGAGCTTATAAGACGTCTAAGAAGAGGTTTATATGCTAAACAAAATGTGAAAGTATTTAAGCCATCTATCGATAATCGCTATAGTGAAGAAGCTGTAGTATCTCATAATGGCAATCAACTAGATGCAATAAGTATTGAACACTCAAGCGAAATCTTACATCAAGACTTGCAAGGCATAGATATAATTGGTATTGATGAAGTTCAATTTTTCGATAACGAAGTCGTTGAAGTGGCTCAAAAATTAGCAGAAGAAGGTTACCGTGTAGTAGTTGCAGGTTTAGATATGGACTTTAAAGGCGTACCATTTGAGCCAATGCCAGAAATGATGGCAGTTGCTGAAATCGTTACAAAATTACAAGCTGTTTGTGCAGTATGTGGCTCACCATCGAGTAGAACACAAAGGCTAATCAACGGTGAACCTGCCCACATTGAAGATCCGATTATATTAGTCGGAGCAGATGAAAGTTATGAACCAAGATGTAGAGATCATCATATAATAAGAACTGAAACAAGGAGTGATATAAATGTTTGA
- the prfA gene encoding peptide chain release factor 1 — protein sequence MFDQLDIVENRYEQLNEMLSDPDVVSDTDKLRKYSKEQSDLQQTVEVYRTYKSVKGDIEDAKLMLDETTDKEEQDMLKEEINSLTKRVPELESEMKLLLIPKDPNDGKNVIMEIRGAAGGDEAAIFAGDLFRMYSRFAEANGYKIDVVEENISDHGGYKEVSFSIQGNGAFSKLKYENGAHRVQRVPETESGGRIHTSTATVAVLPEAEDVEIDIRAEDLKIETYRSSGSGGQHVNTTDSAVRITHVPTGIVATSSEKSQIKNREKAFKVLKARVYDMMVREENAKYAEKRKSAVGTGDRSERIRTYNYPQNRVTDHRIGLTLQKLDQIMEGKVDEIIDALTMHEQTEKLEELNNGQL from the coding sequence ATGTTTGATCAATTAGATATTGTTGAAAATAGATATGAACAGTTAAATGAAATGTTAAGCGATCCAGATGTAGTGTCAGATACTGATAAATTGAGAAAGTATTCAAAAGAGCAATCTGATTTACAACAAACGGTCGAGGTATATAGAACTTATAAATCTGTAAAAGGTGATATAGAAGACGCGAAATTAATGCTTGATGAAACTACAGATAAAGAAGAACAAGATATGTTAAAAGAAGAAATTAATAGTTTAACTAAGCGTGTTCCTGAGCTCGAATCAGAAATGAAGCTATTGTTGATACCAAAAGATCCTAACGACGGTAAAAACGTTATTATGGAAATTCGTGGTGCTGCAGGTGGAGATGAAGCGGCGATATTTGCAGGCGACTTATTTAGAATGTATTCTAGATTTGCTGAAGCGAATGGATATAAAATTGACGTTGTCGAAGAAAATATAAGTGACCATGGTGGATATAAAGAAGTGAGTTTTTCTATTCAAGGTAATGGTGCTTTCAGTAAACTTAAATATGAAAATGGTGCGCACCGTGTTCAACGTGTACCAGAAACTGAATCGGGTGGTAGAATCCATACATCAACTGCAACAGTTGCGGTGCTACCTGAAGCAGAAGATGTTGAAATCGATATTAGAGCAGAAGATTTAAAAATTGAAACGTATCGTTCTAGTGGCTCAGGTGGACAGCATGTTAATACAACGGATTCAGCCGTACGTATTACACATGTACCAACAGGAATAGTTGCGACTTCATCAGAAAAATCACAAATTAAAAACCGTGAAAAAGCTTTTAAAGTATTAAAAGCTAGAGTATACGACATGATGGTTAGAGAAGAAAATGCTAAATATGCTGAGAAGAGAAAATCAGCTGTAGGTACTGGTGACCGTTCTGAGAGAATAAGAACATATAATTATCCTCAAAACAGAGTGACTGACCACCGTATCGGTTTAACTTTGCAAAAATTAGATCAAATAATGGAAGGCAAAGTTGACGAAATTATAGATGCATTAACAATGCATGAACAAACAGAAAAATTGGAAGAACTTAATAATGGACAATTATAA
- the prmC gene encoding peptide chain release factor N(5)-glutamine methyltransferase, with protein MDNYNFQQLLKETYDGLSARGFETSRADWLLEDITGMSRTEIALNFRENVPEHILNQYLSYRERMYKGEPVQYIAGFAEFYGRKFKVNRDVLIPRPETEELVYQTLEMLNSKNKILCDIGTGSGAIAISLKKERPDLSVFATDISACAISIAKENAEMLDAQVEFLLGETLKPLIDKKIKVDVLVSNPPYISYEEQKEMSGTVLDYEPHLALFAPDDGLAIYKDILSNLDKVITKGGLVIFEIGHLQGDILKAYILEHYNVENLKIIKDINQNNRMIQFNWMNQ; from the coding sequence ATGGACAATTATAATTTTCAACAATTATTGAAAGAAACTTATGATGGATTATCAGCACGAGGGTTTGAAACCTCTCGTGCTGATTGGTTATTAGAAGATATAACAGGTATGTCTCGTACAGAAATAGCTTTAAACTTTCGAGAAAATGTACCTGAGCATATTTTAAATCAATATTTATCATATAGAGAGCGCATGTATAAAGGTGAACCTGTACAATATATTGCTGGTTTTGCTGAATTTTATGGCAGAAAGTTTAAAGTAAACCGAGATGTCTTGATACCAAGGCCAGAAACTGAAGAGCTTGTTTATCAAACACTTGAGATGCTCAACTCGAAAAATAAAATTTTGTGTGATATTGGGACTGGCTCAGGTGCGATTGCAATTTCCTTAAAAAAAGAACGACCAGATTTATCAGTTTTTGCAACGGATATTAGCGCTTGCGCTATTTCAATAGCTAAAGAAAATGCAGAGATGCTTGATGCTCAAGTTGAATTTTTATTAGGTGAAACACTTAAGCCGCTTATTGATAAAAAGATTAAAGTAGATGTGTTAGTGTCTAATCCACCATATATTTCATATGAAGAGCAAAAGGAAATGTCAGGAACGGTATTAGATTATGAGCCGCATTTAGCACTGTTCGCACCTGATGATGGTTTAGCTATATATAAAGATATACTTTCAAATCTTGATAAAGTCATTACTAAAGGTGGCCTTGTTATATTTGAAATTGGACATTTACAAGGTGATATTTTAAAAGCTTATATTTTAGAACATTATAATGTAGAAAATTTGAAAATCATCAAAGATATAAATCAAAACAATCGTATGATACAATTTAATTGGATGAATCAATAA
- a CDS encoding L-threonylcarbamoyladenylate synthase, translating to METYVWDVRKYVHNLQSYPQINQIVEGYHQNELIALPTETVYGLGANAKDEQAVEKIYLAKGRPSDNPLIVHIHDKSQLDDFTQNISKETEILMDAFWPGPISFIVPYKSGFLSDRVTGGLKSVAVRMPSHVIGRAILQLTHLPIAAPSANISGRPSPTKFEHVKHDLDGRIFGIIQADDIDEGIESTVIDCTSYPFKIARPGSITAEMINKVLPYSVVDTKIDMDKPIAPGMKYKHYAPTQPVTLVEGGITKPIISSVIKDHKIAVIGPKSIESFISEEMIFIPLGNDENDIRGAHHDLYDALRIADQLTDIDHIYISGYNRNENTVALMNRIDKASGHNIKGEDEL from the coding sequence TTGGAAACATATGTTTGGGATGTGCGTAAGTATGTTCATAACTTACAAAGTTATCCACAAATCAATCAAATTGTAGAGGGATATCATCAAAATGAGCTTATCGCATTACCTACTGAAACAGTATATGGTTTAGGTGCAAACGCTAAAGATGAACAAGCAGTTGAAAAAATATATTTAGCAAAAGGTAGACCGTCTGATAACCCTTTGATTGTTCATATTCACGATAAATCTCAATTGGATGATTTTACTCAGAACATATCAAAAGAAACAGAAATATTAATGGATGCTTTTTGGCCTGGACCTATTTCATTTATAGTGCCTTATAAATCAGGCTTCTTAAGCGACCGCGTAACAGGTGGTTTAAAATCTGTTGCAGTACGTATGCCGAGCCATGTTATCGGTAGAGCAATACTTCAATTGACGCATTTACCAATTGCTGCGCCAAGTGCAAATATTAGTGGTAGACCTTCTCCTACAAAATTTGAACATGTGAAACATGATTTAGATGGTAGAATTTTTGGAATCATTCAAGCTGATGATATAGATGAAGGGATTGAAAGTACTGTAATAGATTGTACAAGTTACCCATTTAAAATTGCACGACCTGGATCAATAACAGCTGAGATGATCAATAAAGTATTACCATACAGCGTAGTAGATACAAAAATAGATATGGATAAGCCGATTGCTCCTGGAATGAAGTATAAACATTACGCACCTACGCAACCTGTAACTTTGGTTGAAGGGGGTATTACTAAACCTATAATAAGTTCAGTGATAAAAGATCATAAAATAGCTGTTATAGGACCTAAGAGCATTGAATCATTTATTTCAGAAGAAATGATTTTCATCCCTTTAGGAAATGATGAAAACGACATAAGAGGCGCACATCACGATTTATATGATGCATTGCGAATTGCCGACCAACTTACAGATATAGACCATATATATATTAGTGGATACAATAGAAATGAAAATACTGTTGCACTCATGAATAGAATTGATAAAGCAAGTGGTCATAATATTAAAGGGGAAGATGAATTGTGA
- a CDS encoding low molecular weight protein arginine phosphatase — MKIVFVCTGNTCRSPLAEAIAKDLKPNYDIQSRGISAFNGTPISMQSMEIIVSNNLPVPGTAQQFSEEDLDADLILTMTEAHKSILESQFTHENIHALKHYVKGEKGDVLDPYGQPQNIYQNTYEELSMLIKELLQSS; from the coding sequence GTGAAAATAGTTTTTGTTTGTACAGGAAACACATGTAGAAGTCCATTAGCTGAAGCCATTGCTAAAGATTTAAAGCCAAATTATGATATTCAATCAAGAGGTATTTCTGCTTTTAATGGCACGCCCATTTCAATGCAATCTATGGAAATAATAGTGAGTAATAATTTGCCAGTTCCTGGAACGGCTCAACAATTTTCTGAAGAGGATTTAGATGCAGATTTAATACTCACTATGACTGAAGCACACAAATCGATTTTAGAGTCTCAATTCACACATGAAAATATTCATGCCTTAAAACACTATGTGAAAGGTGAAAAAGGAGATGTCTTGGATCCTTATGGGCAGCCACAAAATATTTATCAAAACACCTACGAAGAGCTAAGTATGCTCATTAAGGAATTATTACAGAGCAGTTAA
- the rpiB gene encoding ribose 5-phosphate isomerase B, producing the protein MKVAIAADHGGFEYKEAIKRLLDEMNIEYKDFGTHEGESVDYPDYARPVSESVADGSFDKGILICGTGIGMSIASNKVKGIRCALVHDVFTAEVTRQHNDSNVLAMGQRVIGEGLALLIVRTWLTSEFEGGRHQRRIDKIEGGCS; encoded by the coding sequence ATGAAAGTAGCTATTGCAGCAGATCACGGTGGCTTTGAATACAAAGAAGCAATAAAACGTTTACTTGATGAAATGAACATTGAATATAAAGACTTTGGTACACATGAAGGTGAGTCAGTAGATTATCCCGATTATGCAAGACCAGTGTCAGAAAGTGTTGCAGATGGCTCATTTGATAAAGGGATTTTGATTTGTGGAACTGGAATTGGTATGTCTATCGCTTCGAATAAGGTAAAGGGGATTCGTTGTGCACTTGTGCATGATGTTTTTACCGCAGAAGTTACGAGACAGCATAATGATTCTAACGTATTAGCAATGGGCCAACGTGTTATAGGCGAAGGTTTAGCACTTCTCATCGTCAGAACATGGTTGACTAGTGAATTCGAAGGCGGAAGACATCAAAGACGCATAGATAAGATTGAAGGCGGTTGTTCATGA
- a CDS encoding TIGR01440 family protein: MEHLKQLLDELKSIEFFNKNELCIIGCSTSEIRGSKIGSNGSMDIAKELFNSLELIHKETGVHFAFQGCEHINRAITIERELFDAHSMTEVSVVPQVNAGGSLSTYAYQHMKDPVVVEHIQCDKGIDIGQTLIGMHLKHVAVPISIETKCIGEAIVTVAKSRPKLIGGARAKY, translated from the coding sequence ATAGAGCATTTAAAACAATTATTGGATGAACTTAAATCAATTGAATTCTTTAACAAGAATGAATTATGCATCATTGGCTGTTCAACGTCAGAAATTAGAGGTTCTAAAATTGGATCGAATGGATCAATGGACATAGCAAAAGAGTTGTTTAATAGTCTTGAATTGATACATAAAGAGACAGGTGTTCATTTTGCGTTTCAAGGTTGTGAACATATTAATCGTGCTATAACAATTGAACGTGAACTATTCGATGCGCATTCTATGACTGAAGTTTCTGTCGTACCTCAAGTAAACGCTGGAGGAAGCTTATCAACTTATGCATATCAACATATGAAAGACCCAGTTGTTGTTGAACATATTCAATGTGATAAAGGCATTGATATTGGTCAAACTCTGATTGGTATGCATTTAAAGCACGTCGCAGTGCCAATATCCATTGAAACTAAATGTATTGGAGAAGCTATTGTTACAGTAGCTAAAAGTCGCCCCAAATTAATTGGTGGCGCAAGAGCAAAGTATTAA
- the glyA gene encoding serine hydroxymethyltransferase, translated as MSLIKKQDEELFKAMEKEFDRQNNNIELIASENFVSETVMEAQGSVLTNKYAEGYPGRRYYGGCDYVDIVEDLARDRAKAIFGGDHVNVQPHSGSQANMAVYFVALEPGDTVLGMNLSHGGHLTHGAKVNFSGKLYNFVEYGVSKENEQIDYDEILKVAKESKPKLIVAGASAYPRQIDFKRFKEIADEVGAKLMVDMAHIAGLVAAGLHQNPIEYADFVTTTTHKTLRGPRGGMIFCKEEYAKEIDKTIFPGIQGGPLMHVIAGKAVSFGEALKPEFKEYQKQVIKNAQKLAATLEEEGLRIVSGGTDNHLICVDVKGSLGITGKLAENALDEVGITCNKNTIPFDQEKPFVTSGIRLGTPAVTSRGFDEDAIEEVGRIIALVLKNPEDEQTLKTAHERVLSLTSKFPLYNK; from the coding sequence ATGTCATTAATTAAAAAGCAAGACGAAGAACTTTTCAAAGCAATGGAAAAAGAGTTTGATAGACAGAATAATAATATTGAACTTATAGCATCAGAGAACTTTGTTTCTGAAACAGTAATGGAAGCTCAAGGTTCTGTATTAACTAACAAATATGCAGAAGGTTACCCAGGTCGTCGTTATTATGGTGGCTGTGACTATGTTGATATCGTAGAAGATTTAGCGCGTGATAGAGCTAAAGCTATTTTCGGTGGAGATCACGTTAACGTACAACCTCATTCAGGATCACAAGCGAATATGGCTGTATACTTTGTAGCTTTAGAGCCTGGTGATACTGTACTTGGAATGAACTTAAGTCATGGTGGACACTTAACTCACGGAGCAAAAGTTAATTTCAGTGGGAAATTATATAACTTTGTTGAGTACGGTGTTTCAAAAGAAAATGAACAAATCGACTATGATGAAATTTTAAAAGTAGCAAAAGAATCAAAACCAAAATTAATTGTTGCCGGAGCATCTGCTTACCCAAGACAAATTGATTTTAAACGATTCAAAGAAATAGCAGATGAAGTTGGCGCTAAATTAATGGTAGATATGGCACATATCGCTGGCTTAGTAGCAGCAGGTTTACACCAAAATCCTATTGAATATGCTGACTTTGTTACAACAACAACGCATAAAACATTAAGAGGACCAAGAGGGGGCATGATTTTCTGTAAAGAAGAGTATGCTAAAGAAATTGATAAAACGATTTTCCCAGGAATACAAGGTGGTCCATTAATGCATGTTATCGCTGGTAAAGCTGTTTCATTCGGTGAAGCATTAAAACCAGAATTTAAGGAATATCAAAAACAAGTAATTAAGAATGCTCAAAAATTAGCAGCGACTCTAGAAGAAGAAGGTTTACGTATAGTTTCTGGAGGTACTGATAATCATTTAATCTGTGTAGATGTTAAGGGCTCACTTGGTATTACAGGCAAATTAGCTGAAAATGCTTTAGATGAAGTAGGTATAACATGTAATAAAAATACGATACCTTTTGATCAAGAAAAGCCTTTCGTAACAAGTGGTATTCGTCTTGGAACACCAGCTGTTACATCACGTGGATTCGATGAAGATGCAATTGAAGAAGTGGGTAGAATTATAGCGTTAGTGCTTAAAAACCCTGAAGATGAACAAACATTGAAAACAGCACATGAACGTGTATTATCATTAACTTCTAAATTCCCACTTTACAACAAATAA
- the upp gene encoding uracil phosphoribosyltransferase: protein MGKVHVFDHPLIQHKLSYIRDQKTGTKEFRELVDEVGMLMAYEVTRDFETTDVEIETPVTKMKAQRLSGKKLALIPILRAGLGMTDGIMKLVPAARVGHVGLYRDPETLEAVEYFVKLPQDIEEREIIVVDPMLATGASAIEAIQSLKNRGANKIRFMGLIAAPEGVKALQEAHDDVDIYIAALDEKLDDHAYIIPGLGDAGDRLFGTK, encoded by the coding sequence ATGGGTAAAGTACATGTTTTTGATCACCCGTTAATTCAGCACAAACTGAGTTATATACGTGATCAAAAAACTGGCACTAAGGAGTTTAGAGAGCTTGTCGACGAAGTAGGTATGCTAATGGCATATGAAGTTACGAGAGATTTCGAAACGACAGATGTCGAAATTGAAACACCAGTAACTAAGATGAAAGCTCAAAGATTATCCGGTAAGAAATTAGCGCTTATACCTATTTTGCGTGCAGGATTAGGTATGACAGACGGTATTATGAAACTTGTACCAGCTGCAAGAGTTGGTCACGTAGGTTTATACCGTGATCCTGAAACGTTAGAAGCGGTAGAATATTTTGTGAAATTACCACAAGATATTGAAGAACGCGAAATTATTGTAGTAGATCCTATGCTTGCTACAGGTGCATCAGCAATCGAAGCGATTCAATCATTAAAGAATCGTGGAGCGAATAAAATACGTTTTATGGGCTTGATTGCTGCACCTGAAGGGGTTAAAGCATTACAAGAAGCACATGATGACGTAGATATTTATATTGCTGCATTAGACGAAAAATTAGATGACCATGCATATATCATACCTGGTTTAGGTGATGCTGGTGATCGATTATTTGGCACTAAATAA
- the wecB gene encoding non-hydrolyzing UDP-N-acetylglucosamine 2-epimerase: MKKIMTIFGTRPEAIKMAPLVLELKNDPELQPIVVVTAQHREMLDSVLETFDITPDYDLNIMKQGQTLSEVTSRVLGGLESVIQEAKPDMILVHGDTTTTFAGSLAAFYNEVAIGHVEAGLRTWNKYSPFPEEMNRQMTGVLADLHFSPTDQSKHNLLQENKNDESIVVTGNTAIDALSTTVSDGYKSDIIKRHEGKRIVLLTAHRRENIGKPMENIFNAVRQIVEEHEDVVVVYPMHKNPKVRSIANQILSDHERIELIEPLEVIDFHNFAANSHLILTDSGGVQEEAPSLGKPVLVLRDTTERPEGVEAGTLKLVGVEEDNVYKETKALLTDQALYERMSIAQNPYGDGLASKRICENIKYYFDILTEAPEPFKTK; the protein is encoded by the coding sequence ATGAAGAAAATTATGACGATATTTGGTACGCGACCTGAAGCTATTAAAATGGCACCTTTAGTTTTAGAATTAAAAAATGATCCGGAGCTACAACCTATTGTAGTTGTAACAGCGCAACATAGAGAAATGCTAGATTCAGTTCTAGAGACATTTGATATAACACCAGATTATGATTTAAATATTATGAAACAAGGGCAAACACTTTCAGAAGTAACATCAAGAGTATTAGGTGGGCTAGAAAGTGTTATTCAAGAAGCGAAGCCAGATATGATATTGGTACATGGAGATACAACAACTACTTTTGCAGGCAGTTTAGCAGCTTTTTATAACGAAGTTGCCATTGGTCATGTAGAAGCAGGGTTAAGAACTTGGAATAAATACTCTCCATTCCCAGAAGAAATGAATCGACAAATGACGGGGGTCCTTGCTGATTTACACTTCTCACCAACTGATCAGTCTAAACATAATTTACTTCAAGAAAATAAAAATGACGAATCTATTGTTGTTACAGGAAATACAGCGATCGATGCGTTATCAACTACTGTAAGTGACGGTTATAAAAGTGATATTATTAAACGTCATGAAGGTAAACGTATCGTGTTATTAACTGCGCATAGACGTGAAAACATTGGTAAACCTATGGAAAATATCTTTAATGCTGTTAGACAAATTGTTGAAGAGCATGAAGATGTTGTCGTTGTTTATCCAATGCACAAAAATCCAAAAGTTAGAAGTATTGCCAATCAAATTTTAAGTGATCATGAACGTATAGAATTGATTGAACCTTTAGAAGTTATTGATTTCCATAACTTTGCTGCAAACTCTCATCTAATCCTTACAGATTCAGGTGGTGTACAAGAAGAGGCGCCTTCATTGGGTAAACCAGTTCTTGTATTAAGAGATACAACTGAGAGACCAGAAGGTGTTGAAGCTGGTACGTTGAAGCTTGTAGGAGTAGAGGAAGACAATGTTTATAAAGAAACGAAAGCATTGTTAACAGATCAAGCATTATATGAGAGAATGAGTATCGCTCAAAATCCATATGGTGATGGCTTAGCATCTAAGAGAATTTGTGAAAATATTAAATATTATTTTGATATTTTGACTGAAGCACCAGAACCATTTAAAACAAAATAA
- a CDS encoding ATP synthase subunit I, whose product MFDIKGFFKSYLQYFIFFIIILFVVYFFLKHEFVLGLIIGTIASAVNLFSWEVYLNRAKNAESLQLSTGNWVRYLVTIVACCFWLKYPLIVDIIGILVGLMIAYVLIMFRSLKSLD is encoded by the coding sequence ATGTTTGATATAAAGGGCTTTTTTAAGTCTTATTTACAGTATTTTATTTTCTTCATAATTATTCTATTTGTAGTGTATTTCTTCTTGAAACATGAGTTCGTTTTAGGGCTTATTATTGGAACAATAGCATCAGCTGTTAACTTGTTTTCATGGGAAGTTTACCTCAATCGAGCAAAAAATGCTGAATCATTACAATTATCAACAGGAAACTGGGTCAGATATCTTGTGACTATTGTTGCATGTTGTTTTTGGCTTAAATATCCACTAATCGTTGATATTATCGGGATTTTAGTAGGACTTATGATTGCATATGTGTTAATTATGTTTAGGTCGTTAAAAAGTCTCGATTAA